One Actinomycetota bacterium genomic window, TCTTTGGGGACTAGCAGGCACCCCGCCTGCTCACCGCCCCGGGAGGCAGCGCCGATCGGCGAAGACGGCACAACTGGCCAAGTCCACCGGAGTGAGTGCCTCGCTTCGCTTTGGCTGGCGGATGGTGGTCCGCTAGTTGTCCTCGGCGACCTTGGTGGGCTCGGTCGGCTTCTTGGTTTTGCCATTCTGTGTGGCCTTGGGATCAGCGGTGCCGCCGGCAGGCAGCGCCTGGTCCCGCTGCATGCGGGTCCGCTCCAGCAGTCCGCTGATCTCGCCGTGCACCCGACCCAGGTCGTCCAACAGCCCATCGCGGAATGCGCGCACCTGATCGGTCTCCTCCACCACCGCCGCCCGCTCCTGCTCCACCTCGGCGCGGATCTGCTCGGCCACCTCCCGAGCCTGCTCCAGCACCTTCTGCGCCTCGGTGGTGACATCGGCCCGCATCTGCTCGGCCTGCTGCTGGGCCTTCTCGATGATCGTGTCGGCGCGGCGCCGGGCGTTCTCGACCATCTGCTCGGCCGTGCGGCCGGCCTCCTGCAACAGCGCGGCCGCCTCCCCACCAACCTGCTCGAAGGACGGCGCTCGCTTCTGAAGGCTGGTGACCTCATCCTGGAGCTCGGCCCGTGCCTGCTCGGCCTTGGCGTACTGGTCGACCGCCTCGTTCAGGCGCGTGGCGAGCTGGGAGAAGTAGGCGTCGACCTCCTCGGGGTCGTACCCACGCCGCACCACCCGAAAGGCTGGCGGTCCCTCGCCGTTGTGCTGTGTGGCCTCGGCGTCCGGTTGGTACGCGCTCATGGCACCCCCTCCATCCACGACGCG contains:
- a CDS encoding DivIVA domain-containing protein; its protein translation is MLPRRERRVVRVVDGGGAMSAYQPDAEATQHNGEGPPAFRVVRRGYDPEEVDAYFSQLATRLNEAVDQYAKAEQARAELQDEVTSLQKRAPSFEQVGGEAAALLQEAGRTAEQMVENARRRADTIIEKAQQQAEQMRADVTTEAQKVLEQAREVAEQIRAEVEQERAAVVEETDQVRAFRDGLLDDLGRVHGEISGLLERTRMQRDQALPAGGTADPKATQNGKTKKPTEPTKVAEDN